In one window of Festucalex cinctus isolate MCC-2025b chromosome 14, RoL_Fcin_1.0, whole genome shotgun sequence DNA:
- the gja5b gene encoding gap junction protein, alpha 5b, whose protein sequence is MADWSLLGNFLEEVQEHSTSIGKVWLTILFIFRILVLGTAAESSWGDEQEDFNCDTEQPGCENVCYDRAFPIAHIRYWVLQIVFVSTPSLVYMGHAMHTVRREEKRRNREEEDEGGDDDKDDDDPGGGDRDEEQGGKESGKGKKAGLAGRVRLKGALLQTYVLSILIRSIMEVVFLCLQYFLYGIFLHPLYVCKAWPCPHLVNCYVSRPTEKNVFIVFMLAVSGVSLVLSVLELHHLAWRHCCRRFLASRKSASAKESPESKQVPLSPSPPPPPPPPTPPPEFSQCVIGSSHFLALPFPNHRLAHQQNSVNMAAEQHKMAAAAAAGRGDSPPQMSCYSAGWRGPADVAACYDAAAGCLRIQDAGGAAERLLLCANAAANAAAAEAVASHKDKRRLSKTSGASSRTRADDLAI, encoded by the exons ATGGCAGACTGGAGTCTACTGGGAAACTTCCTGGAGGAAGTGCAGGAACACTCCACCTCCATTGGCAAG GTGTGGTTGACCATCCTGTTCATCTTCCGCATCCTGGTACTCGGGACGGCGGCCGAGTCGTCCTGGGGTGACGAGCAGGAGGACTTCAACTGCGACACGGAACAGCCCGGCTGCGAGAACGTTTGCTACGACCGGGCCTTCCCCATCGCGCACATACGATACTGG GTTCTGCAGATCGTGTTCGTTTCCACGCCCAGCCTGGTGTACATGGGCCACGCCATGCACACCGTGCGGCGCGAGGAGAAGCGGCGCAATCgtgaggaggaggacgagggggGCGACGACGACAAGGACGACGACGACCCGGGAGGGGGCGACCGGGACGAGGAGCAAGGCGGCAAGGAATCGGGAAAGGGCAAGAAGGCGGGCTTGGCGGGCAGGGTGCGCCTGAAGGGGGCGCTGCTGCAGACGTACGTGCTGAGCATCCTCATCAGGAGCATCATGGAG GTGGTGTTCTTGTGCCTGCAGTACTTCCTGTATGGAATATTCCTCCACCCTCTCTATGTCTgcaag GCCTGGCCGTGTCCCCACCTGGTCAACTGTTACGTGTCGCGTCCCACGGAGAAGAACGTGTTCATCGTGTTCATGTTGGCCGTGTCGGGCGTGTCGCTGGTGCTGAGCGTGCTGGAGCTCCACCACCTGGCCTGGAGGCACTGCTGCAG ACGCTTTTTGGCGTCAAGGAAGTCAGCGAGCGCCAAAGAGTCACCCGAATCCAAACAAGTCCCCTTGTCCCCGtcgccgccgcctccgccgccgccgcccaccCCGCCTCCCGAATTCAGCCAGTGCGTGATCGGCTCCTCCCACTTCCTGGCGCTGCCCTTCCCCAACCACCGTCTGGCCCACCAGCAGAACTCGGTCAACATGGCGGCCGAGCAGCACaagatggcggcggcggcggcggccgggcgCGGCGACAGCCCGCCGCAGATGAGCTGCTACTCGGCCGGCTGGCGCGGACCCGCCGACGTGGCCGCCTGCTACGACGCCGCCGCCGGCTGCCTGCGCATCCAAGACGCCGGCGGCGCTGCCGAGCGTCTGCTGCTGTGCGCCAACGCCGCCGccaacgccgccgccgccgaggcCGTGGCCAGCCACAAGGACAAACGGCGACTCAGCAAAACCAGCGGCGCCAGCAGCCGAACGCGAGCCGACGACCTCGCCATCTGA
- the runx2a gene encoding runt-related transcription factor 2, translated as MKHRPASNFDPDETEECYLPERGTAPPRGLVATDSPNFLCSSLPHHWRCNKTLPRPFTVVSLGDDVPDGAVVTLMAGNDDNSSGELRNATATMRRGHAHFNDLRFVGRSGRGKSFTLTINVLTTPPQVATLHRAIKVTVDGPRMPRRQREKEVQSALFRSSSCSVVSSDCRSSSSSSSSLWTGESPLMAAMTSSFPPPPRMHQQQQQHHHRQRHPSLAYQPPAYASSYLSSAAPLPPPPLGHAGPFYFGPNQSTGDEGGSVAAAAALSAYIGGACFALRGEEPVWRPY; from the exons ATGAAGCACCGACCTGCATCCAACTTCGACCCGGACGAGACCGAAGAGTGCTATTTACCCGAACGTGGAACAGCGCCCCCCAGAGGTCTGGTGGCCACCGACAGCCCCAACTTCCTGTGCAGCAGCCTGCCGCATCACTGGCGGTGCAACAAGACCTTGCCTCGACCTTTCACT GTAGTTTCCCTGGGCGACGACGTGCCAGACGGCGCAGTGGTCACGCTGATGGCGGGAAACGACGACAACAGCAGCGGCGAGTTACGCAACGCCACGGCCACTATGAGGCGGGGACACGCCCACTTCAACGACCTCCGCTTCGTCGGCCGCAGCGGCAGAG GTAAGAGCTTCACCCTGACCATCAATGTGTTGACCACGCCCCCTCAGGTGGCCACGCTGCACAGGGCCATCAAGGTGACGGTGGATGGCCCGCGCATGCCCAGAC GACAGCGTGAGAAAGAAGTGCAGTCAGCACTTTTCAGGTCCTCCAGCTGCAGTGTGGTATCATCAG ACTGCagatcgtcgtcgtcatcttcGTCCTCCCTGTGGACCGGCGAGTCTCCCCTGATGGCCGCCATGACGTCTTCTTTCCCGCCGCCTCCCAGAAtgcaccagcagcagcagcagcatcatcATCGCCAGCGCCATCCCAGCCTGGCCTACCAGCCTCCCGCCTACGCCTCCTCCTACCTCAGCTCGGCGGCCCCGCTGCCGCCGCCACCGCTCGGCCACGCCGGTCCCTTCTACTTCGGGCCCAACCAGAGCACGGGGGACGAAGGCGGCagcgtggcggcggcggcggcattgAGTGCTTACATAGGAGGGGCTTGCTTTGCCCTCCGGGGGGAGGAGCCTGTGTGGAGGCCTTATTGA
- the supt3h gene encoding transcription initiation protein SPT3 homolog → MAGSTIAGSRERPAASRTSFIPEIQGMMFALGDARRPLHETAALVEDIVHTQLITMLHQASEGATLRGSRVIAVEDILFLMRRDKRKVSRLLKYLQFRDYKSKLLKGLDDDDAVEQGAGSSGTVAGGNQRRQRLAQDYLQWLDHTGELVSLAERQEMDPVKQERLERLERHSRAMDQTQYAEFCESRQLSFAKKASKFRDWLDCSSLELKPNGVAMEILSYLAYETVAQIVDLSLLVKQETVPKTNAVTHVISASHINYNTHVEVKKESDSPEATPPSTPGSSHSSKPLLQGNGSLDGRARQRKRKKSSPATAEPPSGAIQLCHIREAIRRYNYPHTSAYRRSGMSYLAC, encoded by the exons ATGGCTGGATCGACCATCGCCGGCTCCCGAGAACGTCCTGCTGCATCCAGGACCAGTTTCATACCCGAGATACAGGGCATGAT gttTGCCCTGGGAGACGCTCGCAGGCCGCTGCACGAGACGGCAGCTCTGGTGGAGGACATTGTGCATACGCAGCTCATCACCATG CTCCATCAGGCCAGCGAGGGGGCCACACTTCGGGGGTCAAGGGTCATCGCCGTGGAGGACATCCTTTTCCTGATGCGTAGAGACAAG agGAAGGTATCGAGACTGCTGAAGTATCTCCAGTTCCGAGATTACAAGTCGAAGCTGCTGAAGGGtctggacgacgacgacgcagTAGAGCAAG GCGCGGGGTCGTCGGGCACGGTCGCCGGGGGCAACCAGCGCCGCCAGCGTCTGGCTCAGGATTACCTGCAGTGGTTGGACCACACCGGCGAGCTGGTGTCGCTGGCCGAGCGCCAGGAGATGGACCCCGTCAAGCAAGAGAGGCTGGAG CGTTTGGAGCGTCACAGCAGAGCCATGGACCAGACGCAGTACGCAGAATTCTGCGAGAGTCGACAGCTCAGCTTTG cCAAGAAAGCGTCCAAGTTCCGCGACTGGTTGGACTGCAGCAGCCTGGAGCTCAAACCCAACGGCGTTGCCATGGAGATCCTGTCCTACCTGGCCTATGAGACCGTCGCCCAG ATTGTGGACTTGTCTCTGCTGGTCAAGCAGGAAACGGTTCCGAAGACCAACGCCGTCACTCACGTCATCTCGGCCAGCCACATAAACTACAACACGCATGTTGAG GTCAAGAAAGAATCGGACTCCCCCGAGGCCACGCCTCCATCCACTCCTGGCTCCTCCCACTCATCCAAGCCCCTCCTCCAAGGCAACGGAAGCCTGGACGGGCGAGCGCGGCAAAGGAAGCGCAAAAAG AGCAGTCCTGCGACTGCGGAACCTCCGAGCGGCGCCATCCAGCTGTGTCACATCCGCGAGGCCATCAGAAGATACAACTACCCGCACACC AGCGCCTACAGGAGGAGCGGGATGTCTTACCTGGCCTGCTGA